The following coding sequences are from one Macaca nemestrina isolate mMacNem1 chromosome 1, mMacNem.hap1, whole genome shotgun sequence window:
- the LOC105484760 gene encoding myogenin — protein sequence MELYETSPYFYQEPRFYDGENYLPVHLQGFEPPGYERTELTLSPETPGPLEDKGLGTPEHCPGQCLPWACKVCKRKSVSVDRRRAATLREKRRLKKVNEAFEALKRSTLLNPNQRLPKVEILRSAIQYIERLQTLLSSLNQEERDLRYRGGGGPQPGVPSECSSHSASCSPEWGSALEFGANPGDHLLTADPTDAHNLHSLTSIVDSITVEDVSVAFPDETMPN from the exons ATGGAGCTGTATGAGACATCCCCCTACTTCTACCAGGAACCCCGCTTCTATGACGGGGAAAACTACCTGCCTGTCCACCTCCAGGGCTTCGAGCCACCAGGCTATGAGCGGACGGAGCTCACCCTGAGCCCCGAGACCCCAGGGCCCCTCGAAGACAAGGGGCTGGGCACCCCCGAGCACTGTCCGGGCCAGTGCCTTCCGTGGGCGTGTAAGGTGTGTAAGAGGAAGTCGGTGTCCGTGGACCGGCGGCGGGCGGCCACACTGAGGGAGAAGCGCAGGCTCAAGAAGGTGAATGAGGCCTTCGAGGCCCTGAAGAGGAGCACCCTGCTCAACCCCAACCAGCGGCTGCCCAAGGTGGAGATCCTGCGCAGCGCCATCCAATACATCGAGCGCCTCCAGACCCTGCTCAGCTCCCTCAACCAGGAGGAGCGTGACCTCCGCTACCGGGGCGGGGGTGGGCCCCAGCCAGGG GTGCCCAGCGAATGCAGCTCTCACAGCGCCTCCTGCAGTCCAGAGTGGGGCAGCGCACTGGAGTTCGGCGCCAACCCCGGGG ATCATCTGCTCACGGCTGACCCTACAGATGCCCACAACCTGCACTCCCTCACCTCCATCGTGGACAGCATCACAGTGGAAGATGTGTCTGTGGCCTTCCCAGATGAAACCATGCCCAACTGA